One part of the Vitis riparia cultivar Riparia Gloire de Montpellier isolate 1030 chromosome 8, EGFV_Vit.rip_1.0, whole genome shotgun sequence genome encodes these proteins:
- the LOC117921149 gene encoding phosphatidylinositol transfer protein 3-like, whose protein sequence is MSSKKVRGSAGEKTLSPEEQEAKINEIRKLIGPATSKVPVPCSDDIISRYLRARNWNTKKATKMLKDTIKWRMEHKPEKIRWEDIAQEAETGKIYRANYHDKQGRTVLVMRPGFQNTNSTKAQIKYLVYCIENALMNLNPDQEEMVWLIDFQGWTMSSISMRVTRETANILQDHYPERLGLTILYNPPKIFESFGTMVRPFLETKTYQKVKFVYSNDAVSQKKMEELFDMDTLESSFGGRNSTGFNYETYAKQMMEDDNKMANLIDSGCSSLHFQPSFVASEASDGGGIASSHENPPVSCKDVPKIEADMPKEMQKG, encoded by the exons ATGTCTTCAAAAAAAGTGCGGGGAAGTGCAGGAGAGAAAACTTTGTCACCTGAAGAGCAGGAagctaag ATCAATGAAATTAGGAAGCTAATAGGTCCTGCCACCAGTAAGGTTCCAGTCCCATGTTCAGATGATATTATATCAAGGTATCTGAGAGCAAGAAACTGGAATACAAAGAAGGCAACCAAGATGCTGAAAGATACCATAAAATGGAGGATGGAACACAAGCCAGAGAAGATCCGATGG GAAGATATCGCTCAGGAAGCTGAGACAGGAAAAATTTACAGGGCTAATTACCATGACAAGCAGGGAAGGACTGTTCTTGTTATGAGACCTGGTTTCCAG AATACAAATTCAACAAAAGCGCAGATCAAGTACTTGGTTTACTGTATCGAGAATGCCTTAATGAATTTAAATCCAGATCAGGAGGAGATGGTGTGGCTAATAGATTTTCAGGGATGGACCATGTCAAGCATATCAATGAGGGTAACCCGAGAAACAGCTAATATATTGCAGGATCATTATCCGGAGAGATTGGGCCTTACAATCCTTTATAATCCACCAAAAATATTTGAGTCATTTGGGACG ATGGTGAGACCCTTCCTTGAGACCAAGACATACCAAAAAGTGAAGTTCGTCTACTCCAACGATGCTGTAAGCcagaagaaaatggaagagcTCTTTGACATGGACACATTAGAATCTTCATTTGGTGGAAGAAACTCAACCGGGTTCAACTACGAGACATATGCAAAACAGATGATGGAGGATGACAATAAGATGGCCAATTTGATCGATTCTGGGTGCTCATCCCTACACTTCCAGCCATCTTTCGTGGCCTCTGAGGCCTCTGATGGAGGCGGCATTGCATCCAGCCACGAAAACCCACCAGTTAGCTGCAAAGATGTTCCCAAAATTGAAGCAGACATGCCCAAAGAGATGCAGAAAGGGTGA